From the genome of Antennarius striatus isolate MH-2024 chromosome 19, ASM4005453v1, whole genome shotgun sequence, one region includes:
- the LOC137613511 gene encoding hydroperoxide isomerase ALOXE3-like — translation MTEYKLEVTTGNMRNAGTWDHIYITLYGSQGQSDKTELDNYGLDFTTGATGTYTIKTSLPLGKLLLVKVEKDPFLLLSEDEWYFSKVVVMTPEGDRVLFPCYRWISRGELVELRGGRATKDFEEVFPFLIEHRRKELTDKKSLYQWKTLAEGVCNISTFNDVSELPSEIRLSIARRSEILNSKKMAGIELMIKGLLGSAERWENIEDMKKIFWFQKTTISEYVSEHWKEDDFYGYQFLNGINPNVIKRCSKLPSNFPVTEEMVKPFLGEGTSLQGEIEKGHIFICDQKKMDGIPARLYNGERLHMASGLCLFYLNPEQKLMPIAIQLNQQPTKENPIFLPSDLETDWLLAKLFFKNADSLDHEAVHHLLNTHFLAEVYTVASFRCLSEIHPLYKLLFPNFRYTLPINIGGRATLFKPDGALSTSSLGYDGILELMRRSLAEMTYSSLCLPENIAARGLESIPNFYYRDDGLKLWKIINSFVKGVVEYFYPSDSEVCRDNELQKWISEIFTHGFLGNKDSGFPSNFHTVQELVKFITMMIFTVSAQHAAVNSGQFDYYSWVPNGPLLLVKPAPNTKGQSSTTTVLDTLPNVGETAAFAAVVLLLSETYSDAVPLGMYPEERFDDPAIKRMMQEFQAELSYLGEEIAERNSKLEVPYTYLHPANIENSVAS, via the exons ATGACTGAGTACAAGTTAGAGGTGACCACAGGTAACATGAGAAATGCTGGAACATGGGATCACATCTACATCACCTTATATGGAAGTCAAGGCCAGAGCGACAAAACTGAGTTGGATAACTATGGTCTTGACTTTACAACTGGAGCA ACAGGCACCTACACCATTAAAACCAGTTTGCCTCTGGGGAAACTACTCCTGGTCAAGGTGGAGAAAGATCCTTTCTTACTTCTCTCAGAGGATGAGTGGTACTTCAGCAAAGTAGTGGTGATGACTCCAGAGGGGGACAGGGTCCTTTTCCCCTGTTACAGATGGATCTCCAGGGGAGAGCTGGTGGAgctgagaggagggagag CCACAAAAGACTTTGAAGAAgtttttccctttttaattGAACATCGTCGTAAGGAGCTGACAGATAAAAAGAGCTTATATCA ATGGAAAACTCTAGCTGAGGGTGTATGTAACATCAGCACTTTCAATGATGTGTCTGAACTGCCTTCCGAAATTCGCCTCTCTATTGCCAGAAGATCTGAAATTCTTAATTCAAAGAAGATGGC TGGAATTGAACTCATGATTAAAGGGCTGCTTGGCTCCGCTGAAAGATGGGAAAACATCgaagacatgaaaaaaatcttctgGTTTCAAAAGACAACAATATCAG AGTATGTCTCAGAGCATTGGAAGGAAGATGATTTTTATGGGTATCAGTTCCTGAATGGAATCAACCCCAACGTGATCAAGCGCTGCTCAAAGCTTCCCTCAAACTTTCCGGTCACAGAGGAGATGGTGAAGCCATTCTTGGGCGAGGGAACCTCTCTTCAGGGGGAAATTGAG aaaGGTCATATTTTCATCTGTGAccagaagaagatggatggaattCCAGCTAGACTCTATAATGGTGAACGTCTGCACATGGCTTCTGGGCTATGTTTGTTTTACTTAAACCCAGAACAGAAACTAATGCCGATAGCAATACAG TTGAATCAACAACCTACAAAGGAGAACCCCATATTTCTGCCCAGTGACCTGGAGACAGACTGGTTACTTGCCaagctgttttttaaaaatgcagataGTTTGGATCATGAAGCAGTTCATCACCTACTGAACACTCATTTTCTTGCTGAGGTCTACACTGTTGCTTCTTTCCGCTGTTTGTCTGAGATTCATCCTCTCTACAAG CTGTTATTTCCAAACTTCCGCTACACTCTCCCCATAAACATTGGAGGCCGGGCAACTCTGTTTAAACCTGATGGAGCTCTGAGCACA AGTTCACTTGGATATGATGGGATACTAGAGCTCATGAGGAGGTCTCTCGCTGAGATGACCTACAGCTCACTCTGTCTACCAGAGAACATTGCTGCACGGGGACTGGAGTCAATCCCCAACTTCTACTACAGAGATGATGGACTGAAACTGTGGAAAATAATCAACAG CTTTGTGAAGGGAGTAGTGGAGTACTTCTATCCCTCAGACAGTGAGGTCTGTAGAGACAATGAGCTGCAAAAATGGATCAGTGAGATATTTACTCATGGCTTCTTGGGAAACAAAGACTCAG GGTTTCCATCAAATTTCCATACTGTCCAGGAACTGGTCAAGTTCATCACAATGATGATCTTTACCGTGTCAGCTCAACATGCTGCAGTAAATAGTGGGCAG TTTGACTACTACTCCTGGGTACCAAATGGCCCGCTCCTGCTTGTCAAACCTGCTCCAAACACTAAGGGTCAGTCAAGCACCACAACAGTTCTGGACACGTTACCAAATGTTGGAGAGACAGCTGCCTTTGCAGCCGTGGTTTTATTACTCTCAGAGACATACAGTGATGCA gtTCCCCTGGGTATGTACCCTGAAGAAAGATTTGATGACCCTGCAATCAAAAGGATGATGCAAGAATTTCAAGCTGAATTGTCTTACCTTGGTGAAGAAATTGCAGAGAGAAATTCAAAGCTAGAAGTACCTTACACATATCTGCATCCTGCCAATATAGAGAACAGTGTAGCTAGTTAA